From the Candidatus Binataceae bacterium genome, one window contains:
- a CDS encoding NUDIX hydrolase — MKARKWKTLTTETVYHTPIFDLHKRRAAHPKRGERDFYLLEAVDWVNIIPLTPHHEVVMIRQWRHGIADFTLEVPGGMVDATDESPMHAARREMIEETGFDSSKVIEIGKVHPNPAIQGNFCYSYLATAVHQVERPHFDGSAEETEVVLVPLGEIRRMIAEGHITHALTVAGFAFFHAYNPRGRALAR, encoded by the coding sequence GTGAAAGCCCGCAAATGGAAAACGCTCACGACCGAGACCGTGTATCACACACCGATCTTCGATCTGCACAAGCGCCGCGCCGCTCATCCCAAACGCGGCGAGCGCGATTTCTACCTGCTCGAGGCCGTCGACTGGGTGAATATCATTCCGCTCACGCCGCATCACGAGGTCGTGATGATCCGCCAATGGCGTCACGGCATCGCGGACTTCACGCTCGAAGTGCCGGGCGGAATGGTTGACGCGACCGACGAATCGCCGATGCATGCGGCGCGGCGCGAGATGATCGAGGAGACCGGCTTCGATTCAAGCAAGGTTATCGAAATCGGCAAGGTGCATCCGAACCCGGCGATCCAGGGCAACTTCTGCTACTCATATCTCGCTACGGCGGTGCATCAGGTCGAGCGTCCGCACTTCGACGGCAGCGCCGAGGAGACCGAGGTCGTGTTGGTTCCGCTGGGCGAGATAAGAAGGATGATCGCCGAGGGGCACATTACTCATGCGCTGACGGTCGCGGGCTTCGCGTTCTTCCACGCCTACAATCCGCGCGGGCGAGCGCTGGCAAGATAA
- the recA gene encoding recombinase RecA — MAQEIKTKALDLALSQIEKQFGKGSIMKLGEQAIVADIQVIPTGSLGLDLALGVGGLPRGRVVEIYGPESSGKTTLALECIAEAQKLGGIGAFIDAEHALDAQYARKLGVKVEDLLISQPDNGEQALEIAETLVQSGAIDVLVIDSVAALVPRAEIEGEMGEPQMGLQARLMSQALRKLTSIIARSRTIVIFINQIRMKIGVMFGNPETTTGGNALKFYSSVRLDIRRIGTIKNAQDVIGSRTKVKVVKNKVAPPFREAEFDILYGTGISKEGELVDLASEHGIIEKLGAWYSYNGERIGQGRENARDLLRANPNLADEIEAKVREKLSTKAVALPPEAAVEGEEEEEAPPAPVSSKKKV, encoded by the coding sequence ATGGCGCAGGAAATCAAAACCAAGGCGCTCGACCTGGCGCTCAGCCAAATCGAGAAGCAGTTCGGCAAAGGCTCGATCATGAAGCTCGGCGAGCAGGCGATCGTGGCCGACATCCAGGTCATACCGACCGGCTCGCTCGGGCTCGACCTCGCGCTCGGTGTGGGCGGATTGCCGCGCGGCCGCGTGGTCGAGATTTACGGGCCGGAGTCATCGGGCAAAACGACTCTCGCGCTCGAGTGTATCGCGGAGGCGCAGAAGCTCGGCGGCATCGGCGCATTCATCGACGCCGAGCACGCGCTCGATGCGCAGTACGCGCGCAAGCTCGGCGTCAAGGTCGAGGACCTGCTCATCTCGCAGCCGGACAACGGCGAGCAGGCGCTCGAGATCGCGGAGACTCTGGTGCAGTCGGGCGCGATCGACGTGCTGGTAATCGATTCGGTGGCGGCCTTGGTGCCGCGCGCCGAGATCGAAGGCGAGATGGGCGAGCCGCAGATGGGCCTGCAGGCGCGCCTCATGTCGCAGGCGTTGCGCAAGCTGACCTCGATCATCGCGCGCTCGCGCACGATCGTGATCTTCATCAATCAGATCCGCATGAAGATCGGCGTGATGTTCGGCAATCCGGAAACCACGACCGGCGGCAACGCGCTTAAGTTTTACTCTTCGGTCCGTCTCGATATCCGGCGCATCGGCACAATCAAGAATGCGCAGGACGTGATCGGCTCGCGCACCAAGGTCAAGGTCGTCAAGAACAAAGTCGCGCCGCCTTTCCGCGAAGCCGAGTTCGACATCCTCTACGGCACTGGAATCTCGAAGGAAGGCGAGCTGGTCGATCTGGCGAGCGAGCATGGCATCATCGAGAAGCTCGGCGCGTGGTACTCATACAACGGCGAGCGAATCGGCCAAGGCCGCGAGAACGCGCGCGATCTGCTGAGAGCGAATCCGAACCTCGCCGACGAAATCGAAGCCAAGGTGCGAGAGAAGCTGAGCACGAAAGCGGTGGCGCTCCCGCCCGAAGCGGCCGTCGAAGGCGAAGAGGAAGAAGAAGCCCCGCCAGCGCCGGTATCGTCAAAGAAAAAAGTGTAG
- a CDS encoding right-handed parallel beta-helix repeat-containing protein, which translates to MRKVWVGFLVMQLAALCLSVPGAMAFPVCKLIPEASFSVGGVSNLSASIVNPGAPVTGLVNAIGCDIGVYFSPGKTGSVTSARVLGARVAGIVNNGANVKVDGSAIYQIGDLPISSAPYGYGIYVSGQSARASGNITHNTIWDFQQGGIEVIGATALIEYNTVTGQGPTTVLAQRGIEVGLSSRSTIQFNNIFGMSYFGEDRATGAGIRLYGGPCFDGPDQTDTSVLSNQLTGNDIGIALNNLAVNCVNSDTSATKNTISYNAIRDNGVFNSVGGPLDGSGPLGAYQAGVSDQGKLDQIIGNSICGFGYTPQGFSPPYIYSVDTTLALSPIALLIKCVN; encoded by the coding sequence ATGAGGAAAGTCTGGGTCGGATTTCTCGTCATGCAATTAGCCGCGCTGTGTCTGTCGGTTCCGGGCGCGATGGCGTTCCCGGTGTGCAAGCTGATTCCGGAAGCCTCCTTCAGCGTCGGGGGCGTCAGCAATCTGAGTGCCTCGATCGTGAATCCGGGCGCGCCAGTGACCGGGTTGGTCAACGCGATCGGCTGCGACATCGGCGTCTATTTCTCACCCGGCAAGACCGGATCTGTGACGAGCGCGAGGGTGCTGGGCGCGCGTGTCGCCGGTATCGTGAATAACGGCGCTAACGTGAAGGTCGACGGCAGCGCGATCTATCAAATCGGCGACCTGCCAATATCCAGTGCGCCGTATGGCTATGGAATCTATGTGTCAGGCCAGTCGGCGCGCGCCTCAGGCAATATCACTCACAATACGATCTGGGATTTTCAGCAGGGCGGTATCGAAGTTATCGGCGCGACCGCGCTTATCGAATACAATACCGTGACCGGCCAGGGACCCACGACCGTTTTGGCGCAGCGAGGAATCGAGGTCGGGCTCTCGTCGCGATCGACTATCCAGTTCAACAATATTTTCGGGATGTCGTACTTCGGCGAGGATCGAGCGACAGGCGCTGGAATACGCCTTTACGGAGGTCCATGCTTCGATGGTCCGGACCAGACCGACACCAGCGTCTTGTCCAATCAGTTGACCGGCAACGATATCGGAATTGCATTGAACAATCTGGCGGTGAACTGCGTAAACTCCGACACTTCCGCGACGAAGAACACGATCAGTTACAACGCGATCCGCGACAACGGCGTTTTCAATTCGGTCGGCGGACCGCTCGATGGATCAGGGCCGCTGGGCGCGTATCAGGCCGGTGTCTCGGACCAGGGGAAGCTGGATCAGATCATCGGCAATTCGATTTGCGGGTTCGGCTACACGCCGCAAGGATTCAGCCCGCCGTATATCTACAGCGTCGATACGACGCTTGCGCTCTCGCCCATCGCGTTGCTGATCAAGTGTGTGAACTGA
- a CDS encoding nitrile hydratase accessory protein, which produces MNQLDELIEAARLDPDRVFSAPWEARAFAIAVKLADTGVFTWDEFREYLIEEVGKSDKARKHDAPGQEQYYEHFLRALEHLLESKGISLADH; this is translated from the coding sequence ATGAACCAGCTCGACGAGCTGATCGAGGCGGCGCGTCTCGATCCCGATCGCGTATTCAGCGCGCCGTGGGAAGCGCGCGCGTTTGCGATCGCGGTGAAGCTCGCGGACACGGGCGTCTTCACCTGGGACGAGTTCCGCGAGTATCTCATCGAGGAAGTCGGCAAGTCGGACAAAGCTCGCAAGCACGATGCGCCAGGCCAGGAGCAATACTACGAGCACTTCCTGCGCGCGCTCGAGCATCTGCTGGAAAGCAAAGGCATCTCGCTGGCCGATCACTAA
- the nthA gene encoding nitrile hydratase subunit alpha gives MSGNHDAAEHGPAARVKALEELLTKKGLVDSESIDRIADLYENKMGPHNGARMVARAWVDPEYRKRLLKDATVAAAEMGFSGPEGGHLVAVENTDRVHNMIVCTLCSCYPWSVLGLPPVWYKSFAYRSRAVSDPRGVMRDFGFELPDNVEVRVWDSSAEIRYIVLPKRPAGTEKMSEEELAAIVTRDAMVGVSEVPASKRRAR, from the coding sequence ATGAGCGGAAATCATGATGCGGCCGAGCACGGACCCGCGGCGCGGGTCAAAGCGCTCGAAGAGTTGCTGACAAAAAAAGGACTCGTCGATTCGGAATCGATCGATCGGATTGCCGACCTTTACGAAAACAAGATGGGGCCGCACAACGGCGCGCGCATGGTTGCGCGGGCCTGGGTCGATCCCGAGTACAGGAAGCGACTGCTCAAGGATGCGACGGTGGCCGCCGCCGAAATGGGATTCTCCGGGCCCGAGGGTGGACATCTTGTCGCGGTCGAGAACACCGATCGTGTGCACAACATGATCGTATGCACGCTATGCTCCTGTTACCCGTGGTCGGTGCTGGGTTTGCCGCCGGTCTGGTACAAGAGCTTCGCGTATCGCTCGCGCGCGGTGAGCGATCCCCGCGGCGTGATGCGAGATTTCGGGTTCGAGCTGCCTGACAACGTTGAAGTCCGGGTCTGGGATTCCAGCGCCGAGATCCGTTATATCGTGCTGCCGAAACGACCGGCGGGCACCGAGAAGATGAGCGAAGAGGAACTCGCCGCGATTGTCACGCGCGACGCGATGGTCGGCGTGTCTGAGGTTCCTGCGTCGAAGCGCAGGGCGCGATGA
- the nthB gene encoding nitrile hydratase subunit beta encodes MNGIHDMGGMDGFGPVVAEQNEPVFHAEWERRLYAMISAAIFRIPGMSADEFRHAIERIPPARYLSSSYYERWLAAAEELLVERGLITRQELLTANGASADSVIANLPAAVAPELSKRAARMRARFKVGDRVRAREINPPGHTRLPRYARGKLGTIARDWGVFVFADSNAHRVGENRQHCYAVKFDAHELWGKAARARERVNIDLWEDYLEAAPKSSKPKRGRR; translated from the coding sequence ATGAACGGAATTCACGACATGGGCGGGATGGACGGCTTCGGCCCGGTCGTCGCGGAGCAAAACGAGCCCGTTTTCCACGCCGAGTGGGAGCGCCGCCTGTACGCGATGATCAGCGCGGCGATCTTTCGCATCCCGGGGATGAGCGCCGACGAATTCCGCCACGCGATCGAGCGGATACCACCCGCGCGCTATCTCTCATCGTCGTATTACGAGCGATGGCTCGCGGCGGCGGAGGAACTGCTGGTCGAGCGGGGCCTCATCACGCGCCAAGAACTGCTCACGGCCAATGGCGCATCCGCGGATTCGGTTATCGCAAATCTTCCTGCCGCGGTTGCGCCCGAGTTGAGCAAGCGGGCGGCGCGGATGCGCGCGCGATTCAAAGTTGGCGATCGGGTGCGCGCGCGAGAAATCAATCCGCCCGGGCATACGCGCTTGCCGCGCTACGCTCGGGGCAAGCTCGGCACCATCGCGCGCGACTGGGGCGTATTCGTTTTCGCGGACAGCAACGCGCATCGCGTCGGCGAGAATCGGCAGCACTGCTACGCCGTCAAATTCGATGCCCACGAGCTGTGGGGCAAGGCGGCGCGCGCCAGGGAACGCGTCAATATCGATTTGTGGGAAGATTATCTCGAAGCGGCGCCCAAATCTTCGAAGCCAAAGCGAGGCAGGCGATGA
- a CDS encoding amidohydrolase family protein, giving the protein MPKNLAIDIHAHAIVEEVEALARQHPSFAEEAKKAGAIVGAASLQHNRKLMNDGWLYRLTSLDARIAAMDAMRIDVQAVSVAPTQYYYWADRELAAKIVAVANQRIAELCAHRPDRLVGLGTVSLQHPDLAIAQLQHAIRELGLRGVIVSTAVNEAELADPRHLAFWKKAEELGALVFIHPIGCALGERLVPYYFSNVIGNPLETALALAHLVFSGTLDLCPSLKVCAAHGGGYFPAYTPRFDHGWRVRPEARTCANPPSAYLKRICFDSLVYTPEQLAFLIQQAGASQVVLGTDYPFDMGIDDPLDRLDAVASLAESDRDAIRGLNAARVLAL; this is encoded by the coding sequence ATGCCGAAGAACCTCGCAATCGATATTCACGCGCACGCGATCGTCGAAGAAGTCGAGGCTCTCGCACGGCAGCATCCGAGCTTTGCCGAAGAGGCGAAAAAGGCGGGCGCGATCGTCGGCGCCGCTTCCCTTCAGCATAATCGCAAACTGATGAACGACGGATGGTTGTATCGCCTGACCAGCCTCGACGCGCGAATCGCCGCGATGGATGCGATGCGTATCGACGTGCAGGCGGTGAGCGTCGCGCCGACGCAGTATTACTACTGGGCCGATCGTGAACTCGCGGCCAAAATCGTCGCAGTCGCGAACCAGCGAATCGCGGAGCTTTGCGCGCATCGGCCGGATCGTCTGGTTGGCCTTGGGACAGTATCGTTACAGCATCCCGATCTGGCGATCGCGCAACTGCAACACGCGATTCGTGAGTTGGGCTTGCGCGGTGTGATCGTATCCACCGCCGTCAACGAGGCAGAACTCGCCGACCCGCGCCATCTCGCGTTCTGGAAGAAGGCCGAGGAGCTGGGCGCGCTGGTGTTCATTCATCCGATCGGATGCGCACTCGGCGAGCGGCTGGTTCCATATTACTTTTCCAACGTGATCGGAAATCCGCTTGAGACCGCGCTCGCGCTCGCGCACCTGGTTTTCTCGGGCACACTCGACCTTTGCCCCTCGCTCAAAGTCTGCGCGGCGCATGGCGGCGGTTATTTTCCGGCTTACACTCCGCGGTTCGATCACGGATGGCGCGTGCGGCCCGAGGCGCGCACCTGCGCGAATCCGCCCAGCGCCTATCTCAAACGCATCTGCTTCGATTCGCTCGTGTACACGCCGGAGCAGCTCGCATTCCTGATTCAGCAGGCGGGCGCAAGTCAGGTCGTGCTCGGCACTGACTATCCGTTCGACATGGGAATCGACGACCCGCTCGATCGTCTGGACGCGGTCGCTTCTCTCGCCGAATCAGATCGCGACGCGATCCGCGGCCTCAACGCGGCGAGGGTGCTGGCACTTTAG
- a CDS encoding molybdopterin cofactor-binding domain-containing protein, giving the protein MTTPQLPFSLQQNPRLKQWVDFSRGGIVRVFSAKVELGQGIVTALAQIAAEELCLPLAQVKVISGDTRYSPDEWYTAGSMSIEVGGMSLRLACAQARQTILAAAARSLNVDAARLRVDAGAILLDGTRSELDYWKLAPNIDWNLPVSGTAPLMRGNDGNHIGANVARFDLPAKITGGAFVQDLELPGMLHGRVLRPPWPDMHLIEFDQSAAQKLPGVVKIWRSGDFVGVCCEREYQAVKALETLRANAKWNEDARLPGGQNWKEWLPTQRAVDSHSEVGDAAEVRGDLVRLSATFSKPAIAHASLGPSCAVAQFDGTELRIWTHSQGVFPLRSALAEALKLEPQRIIVIHTQGAGCYGHNGADDVALDTALLAIQTQPRPVRVQWMRDDEFAWAPLGSPSAVKLNAAITPGGELVDWSTEIWSGPHARRPKPRDVELLAATQLESPIPFPHVAEDMTRFAGGSRNSEPPYDLLHRKIVLHSLPDLPFRTSALRTLGGYANVFAMESFVDELADTVGIDPIQFRLRNISDPRARRVIETAARIAQWDTNAARGTGRAAGFGFSRYKTTAAYVAAVAHVEVDEHVRVREVYCTVDAGLAINPDGVRNQIEGGIIQSISWTLLEQIAFTPSGIAAKTWEEYPILHFSEVPRVHVELIENPDLPSLGVGEAAHGPVAAAIGNAVARALNCRIRDLPITRERIISALA; this is encoded by the coding sequence ATGACAACGCCGCAGTTGCCGTTCAGCCTTCAGCAGAACCCGCGCCTCAAGCAGTGGGTCGATTTCAGCCGCGGCGGAATCGTGCGGGTATTCAGCGCGAAGGTCGAGCTGGGTCAGGGAATCGTGACGGCGCTGGCGCAAATCGCAGCTGAAGAACTCTGCTTGCCTCTCGCCCAGGTCAAAGTGATCTCCGGCGATACGCGGTACTCGCCCGACGAATGGTACACCGCCGGCAGCATGTCGATCGAAGTGGGCGGAATGTCGCTGCGCCTGGCCTGCGCGCAGGCGCGACAGACGATTCTCGCAGCGGCGGCGCGCTCACTCAATGTCGACGCTGCTCGGCTGCGTGTCGATGCGGGCGCGATCCTGCTGGACGGCACGCGCAGCGAACTCGATTATTGGAAACTGGCGCCAAATATAGATTGGAACCTCCCTGTATCGGGAACCGCACCGCTGATGCGCGGCAACGATGGGAATCATATCGGCGCTAACGTTGCGCGCTTCGATTTGCCGGCGAAAATCACCGGCGGTGCGTTCGTGCAGGATCTCGAGCTGCCGGGGATGCTGCACGGCCGCGTGTTGCGTCCGCCCTGGCCCGACATGCATCTCATCGAATTCGATCAGAGCGCGGCGCAGAAGCTGCCCGGGGTGGTGAAAATCTGGCGCAGCGGCGATTTCGTCGGCGTCTGCTGCGAGCGCGAATATCAGGCGGTCAAGGCTCTCGAGACACTCCGCGCGAATGCAAAGTGGAACGAGGACGCGCGGCTGCCCGGCGGACAGAACTGGAAGGAATGGCTGCCGACCCAGCGTGCCGTCGATTCTCATAGCGAAGTGGGCGACGCGGCCGAGGTGCGCGGTGACCTCGTTCGTCTGTCGGCGACTTTCTCGAAACCCGCGATCGCGCACGCGTCGCTCGGCCCCTCATGCGCCGTCGCGCAATTCGACGGAACGGAGCTTCGCATCTGGACGCATTCGCAGGGCGTATTTCCGTTGCGCTCGGCACTCGCCGAGGCGCTAAAGCTCGAGCCCCAACGAATCATCGTGATCCATACGCAAGGCGCGGGATGCTACGGGCACAATGGCGCCGACGATGTTGCGCTCGACACGGCGCTGCTCGCGATTCAGACGCAGCCGCGCCCGGTGCGCGTGCAATGGATGCGCGACGACGAGTTCGCCTGGGCGCCACTCGGCTCGCCGAGCGCGGTCAAGCTCAATGCCGCGATCACGCCCGGCGGCGAGCTGGTTGACTGGTCGACGGAGATCTGGAGCGGGCCGCATGCCCGCCGTCCCAAGCCGCGCGACGTCGAGCTGCTCGCGGCGACGCAACTCGAATCGCCGATACCGTTTCCGCACGTAGCCGAAGACATGACGCGATTCGCGGGCGGCTCGCGAAATTCCGAGCCGCCGTACGATCTGCTGCATCGCAAGATCGTTCTGCACAGCCTGCCGGATTTGCCGTTTCGCACTTCCGCGCTGCGCACGCTCGGCGGTTACGCCAATGTCTTCGCAATGGAATCGTTCGTCGATGAGCTGGCGGACACCGTGGGAATCGATCCGATTCAGTTCCGCCTGCGCAACATCTCCGATCCCCGCGCCCGCCGTGTGATCGAGACCGCCGCGCGCATCGCGCAATGGGACACGAATGCCGCGCGTGGCACTGGACGCGCCGCGGGTTTCGGGTTTTCGCGATATAAAACCACGGCCGCATACGTCGCGGCTGTCGCGCACGTCGAGGTCGATGAGCACGTGCGCGTGCGAGAAGTGTACTGCACTGTCGATGCAGGCCTCGCGATCAATCCCGACGGCGTCAGGAACCAGATCGAAGGTGGCATCATCCAGTCGATCAGCTGGACGCTGCTGGAGCAGATCGCGTTTACGCCGAGTGGTATCGCGGCCAAGACCTGGGAGGAATACCCGATTCTGCATTTCTCGGAAGTTCCGCGGGTGCACGTAGAGTTGATTGAGAATCCCGATCTGCCGTCGCTCGGCGTGGGTGAGGCAGCACACGGTCCAGTTGCTGCCGCGATCGGAAATGCCGTCGCGCGCGCCTTGAACTGCCGGATTCGAGATCTACCGATTACGCGCGAGCGAATTATCAGTGCGCTCGCATAG
- a CDS encoding (2Fe-2S)-binding protein produces the protein MSREAGRAGTTLHLKVNGTEQEVTVDYYDTPLLYVLRDDLKLKGVRFGCGVGQCGACTVMIDGRAVKSCETPAWSVEGQGITTIEGLGTIDRMHPLQQAIVDFQAGQCGYCLAGILMRTAALVGVDKQPSREKLVAALDDNLCRCGAHSRILDALEGAWIKLAAGDAK, from the coding sequence ATGAGCCGCGAAGCGGGACGCGCGGGCACAACCCTTCATCTGAAGGTCAACGGCACCGAACAGGAAGTGACCGTCGATTATTACGACACCCCTCTGCTCTACGTTCTGCGCGACGATCTCAAGCTCAAGGGCGTGCGCTTCGGATGCGGCGTCGGGCAGTGCGGCGCGTGCACGGTTATGATCGATGGGCGCGCGGTGAAATCCTGCGAAACGCCGGCGTGGTCGGTGGAGGGGCAAGGGATCACTACGATCGAGGGCCTCGGCACGATCGATCGGATGCATCCGCTGCAGCAGGCGATCGTCGATTTTCAGGCCGGCCAGTGCGGCTACTGTCTGGCGGGAATCCTGATGAGAACGGCGGCCCTCGTTGGCGTTGACAAACAGCCATCGCGAGAGAAGCTTGTCGCCGCGCTCGACGATAACCTCTGCCGATGCGGCGCGCATTCGCGGATCCTCGACGCCCTCGAAGGGGCATGGATCAAGCTCGCGGCCGGTGACGCGAAATGA
- a CDS encoding right-handed parallel beta-helix repeat-containing protein, with product MAGHCSLRDAITSANLDGPVHGCAAGTGDDTIVFANGVSGTIILNAVLPDIDRNLSIVGPSAGIVISGNNQVPIMFIDEASLGRSTVILRNLTFTAARYNLGGGAINNNGTLTVDNCTFSENEGNNGGAIISIGRLTVSNSTFSSNNALVGGALGLTRSQAGDTTVVVNSTFYGNSAGQGGAIFVGGARLNVVNSTFSDNGASIGGGIFSTLGITTAKGTIVTGSAGDNCDGDIEDEGYNISDDATCHFSAAGSHNNTDPQLDPGGLADNGGPTQTIALLAGSPAIDKIPPEICPATDQREYLRPAPGQTDCDIGSFELNAVPAPTIDCSAAKASRPNLVSLPLAFMPESIFGVTDPGGPFSISMTSITQDKPVSGGGPICSDGFGVGTSTAWVRANGQGSGGLIYTLGFTATDGGGGGSCSGAVKVCVQDLRHQGQCVDTGRSFDSTKCRR from the coding sequence GTGGCGGGGCATTGCAGCCTGCGCGACGCGATCACGTCGGCCAACCTCGACGGCCCTGTTCATGGATGCGCGGCCGGAACCGGGGACGACACGATCGTCTTCGCCAACGGCGTCAGCGGTACGATCATACTCAACGCAGTGCTGCCCGATATTGATCGCAATCTGTCGATCGTTGGCCCGAGCGCTGGAATCGTGATCAGCGGCAATAATCAGGTGCCGATCATGTTTATCGACGAAGCGTCACTCGGCCGGAGTACGGTGATTTTACGCAATCTGACTTTCACCGCCGCCCGCTACAACCTTGGCGGCGGCGCCATCAACAATAATGGCACTTTGACCGTCGACAATTGCACGTTCTCTGAAAACGAGGGCAACAATGGCGGCGCGATCATCAGCATCGGAAGGCTGACCGTTTCGAACAGCACGTTCTCAAGCAACAACGCGCTCGTCGGCGGTGCGCTCGGCTTGACTCGCAGTCAAGCCGGAGACACGACAGTCGTGGTCAACAGTACGTTCTATGGTAACAGTGCGGGCCAGGGCGGAGCGATCTTCGTTGGCGGAGCGCGCCTGAACGTCGTGAACAGCACGTTCTCGGACAACGGCGCGAGCATCGGTGGCGGAATATTCAGTACGCTCGGTATTACAACGGCAAAAGGGACAATCGTCACTGGCTCGGCAGGCGATAACTGCGATGGGGATATCGAAGACGAAGGCTACAACATTTCGGACGACGCTACGTGCCATTTCTCAGCCGCCGGCAGTCATAACAATACTGACCCGCAGCTCGACCCCGGCGGTCTCGCGGACAATGGCGGACCGACACAGACGATCGCGCTCCTGGCCGGCAGCCCTGCGATCGACAAGATTCCGCCCGAGATCTGTCCGGCTACCGATCAGCGCGAATATCTGCGCCCGGCGCCCGGACAGACTGATTGCGATATCGGCTCATTCGAGTTGAATGCCGTCCCCGCTCCAACTATCGATTGCAGCGCCGCCAAAGCGAGCAGGCCGAACCTCGTTTCTCTGCCGCTCGCTTTCATGCCGGAAAGCATCTTCGGTGTGACCGATCCCGGGGGGCCGTTCTCCATCAGCATGACGTCGATAACGCAGGACAAGCCGGTCAGCGGCGGCGGTCCGATTTGCAGCGACGGGTTCGGCGTTGGAACGAGCACTGCATGGGTGCGCGCCAACGGCCAGGGAAGCGGCGGACTCATCTATACTCTCGGCTTCACTGCGACCGACGGCGGCGGCGGGGGCAGCTGCAGCGGCGCGGTCAAGGTATGCGTGCAGGATCTGCGGCATCAGGGCCAATGCGTCGACACGGGCAGATCTTTCGACTCAACCAAGTGCCGGCGCTGA
- a CDS encoding RNA polymerase factor sigma-32 — MPRKPSKSKAPPRGATKSRPRSEPAPRPAGATPETGAEEPAIEVEEFHPVAANDDGEIETDTAAPIHTFDDDDHEADDAGSADSEAEDSSALVAFDPLSRYLAEIRRFPLLTREEEAQVARRYADTHDQEDAYRLVTANLRLVVKIAYEFARASRNVLDLVQEGNVGLMEAVKKFDPSRGIRFPSYAVWWIRAYIYRYLLNNWRLVKIGTTQAQRKLFFNLRKESERLEAEGFKPQPLLLAQRMGVKESEVREMQERMAQSEISLDQPLSGGEDTSLLDVLPDTGTPEQETADAEFREFAREKVEKFAAQLKDKELEIFKARLLAEDPMTLQEIGERHGISRERVRQIETRLKRRLKDFLKAEAADIEDAGTS; from the coding sequence GTGCCTCGCAAACCCAGCAAGAGCAAAGCCCCGCCGCGCGGCGCGACGAAGTCGCGGCCCAGGAGCGAACCCGCGCCACGGCCTGCTGGCGCTACGCCCGAAACCGGCGCTGAAGAACCTGCGATCGAAGTCGAGGAGTTCCATCCCGTCGCGGCGAACGACGACGGTGAGATCGAGACTGACACCGCGGCGCCGATCCACACTTTCGACGACGATGACCACGAGGCCGATGACGCCGGATCCGCCGATAGCGAAGCGGAGGATTCCTCGGCGCTCGTAGCTTTCGATCCGCTGAGCCGCTATCTCGCCGAGATTCGCCGCTTTCCGCTGCTGACGCGCGAAGAGGAGGCGCAGGTCGCGCGGCGCTACGCCGATACTCACGATCAGGAAGACGCCTATCGGCTGGTCACCGCGAATCTTCGCCTTGTAGTAAAAATCGCCTACGAGTTCGCGCGCGCCTCGAGGAACGTTCTCGACCTCGTCCAGGAAGGCAACGTCGGCTTGATGGAAGCGGTCAAGAAGTTCGATCCGAGCCGCGGGATCCGCTTTCCCTCGTACGCCGTGTGGTGGATTCGCGCGTACATCTACCGCTACCTGCTCAACAACTGGCGCCTGGTAAAAATCGGCACGACCCAGGCGCAGCGCAAGCTCTTCTTCAACCTGCGCAAGGAGAGCGAGCGCCTCGAGGCCGAGGGCTTCAAGCCACAGCCGCTTCTCCTCGCGCAGCGGATGGGCGTCAAGGAGAGCGAGGTGCGCGAGATGCAGGAGCGGATGGCGCAGAGCGAGATCTCGCTCGACCAGCCGCTCTCGGGGGGCGAGGATACGAGTCTCCTCGACGTGCTGCCCGATACCGGCACGCCCGAGCAGGAAACCGCCGACGCCGAGTTCCGCGAGTTCGCGCGCGAGAAGGTCGAGAAGTTCGCCGCGCAGCTCAAGGACAAGGAGCTCGAAATTTTCAAGGCGCGCCTGCTGGCCGAGGATCCGATGACGCTGCAGGAAATCGGCGAGCGCCACGGTATCAGCCGCGAGCGCGTGCGCCAGATCGAAACGCGGCTCAAGCGGCGCCTCAAGGATTTCCTCAAAGCCGAAGCCGCCGATATCGAAGACGCCGGCACCTCCTAG
- the rpoZ gene encoding DNA-directed RNA polymerase subunit omega, whose product MARITVEDCLERIPNRFELVLGGARRAKQLLKGARPLVESDNKEVVTALREIAAGKVTVEEPES is encoded by the coding sequence ATGGCACGTATTACCGTAGAAGATTGTCTTGAGCGGATTCCCAACCGCTTTGAGCTGGTGCTCGGCGGCGCTCGCCGCGCCAAGCAACTGCTCAAAGGCGCTCGTCCCCTGGTCGAGTCCGATAACAAGGAAGTAGTCACGGCGCTGCGCGAAATCGCCGCCGGCAAAGTCACGGTCGAAGAACCCGAAAGTTAA